The Methylobacterium currus genome contains a region encoding:
- the petA gene encoding ubiquinol-cytochrome c reductase iron-sulfur subunit, giving the protein MATTVAPSDAAHPHGSTRRDFLFLATGAGAVVGAAALAWPFVASMAPDAETIAAGAPIDVDLSPIADGQIVNVFWRGKLIFVRHLTEKEVADMKAANPSSMIDPAPFLGRVKAGHERWLVTYGNCTHLGCVPIANANGHEGWGCPCHGSQFDAVGRVTRGPAPINLPIPPYAFQGDTKVRIGEGATA; this is encoded by the coding sequence TTGGCCACCACCGTCGCCCCATCCGACGCCGCGCATCCCCACGGGTCGACCCGCCGGGACTTCCTGTTCCTCGCCACCGGCGCGGGCGCCGTGGTCGGGGCCGCCGCTCTGGCCTGGCCGTTCGTCGCCTCGATGGCTCCCGATGCCGAGACGATCGCGGCCGGCGCCCCGATCGACGTCGACCTCTCGCCGATCGCCGACGGCCAGATCGTCAACGTGTTCTGGCGCGGCAAGCTGATCTTCGTGCGCCACCTCACCGAGAAGGAGGTCGCCGACATGAAGGCGGCCAACCCTTCCAGCATGATCGATCCGGCCCCGTTCCTGGGCCGCGTCAAGGCCGGCCACGAGCGCTGGCTCGTCACCTACGGCAACTGCACCCATCTCGGCTGCGTGCCGATCGCCAACGCCAACGGGCACGAGGGCTGGGGATGCCCCTGCCACGGCTCGCAATTCGACGCGGTGGGCCGCGTCACCCGGGGCCCGGCCCCGATCAACCTGCCGATTCCGCCCTACGCCTTCCAGGGCGACACCAAGGTCCGCATCGGCGAAGGCGCAACCGCCTGA